The DNA segment CTCTTCCTCCAGCTATCACTATTCCACCGTCAACAACAATACGGGAACCGTCCTTAAAAAATGATTCCCACTCTGTCCTGCTTTTGTGTTCGCCAATGTCAAAGCAGACCACTCCGGCGAAAAGTTTGTCAGCGGAAAGCAGTCTCTCAGTATTTTTTTCAAAAAGAATGTTTTCGGCAGGCCATGCTGCACGTATTTTTTCGTATGAATCAATAATGGGAAGGGCCGCGATAACATCTTTAGTTTCGCAGGCAACAGTCCATGCTCCAAGTCCTTCAAGCGGATCGAAGACAAGTGTTTTACCCTTGTCGCCAATCATTTTCCCTGCAAATTTGAACCATGAAACATGCCACATGAGAGAATATGAATCCTCAGTAAAAGCTTTGGAAAGTTTCGGACCGAGGGGAGAGTGATCGTTCCCGAATTCCTCAATCATTTCTTTCCAGCTTTCTTCAGGATTGTTTGTTTTTTGATCAGTCATACTCATCCTTGCTCTATCTTGTTACAGCCCACAGCAAAAAGATAATGGGACATAGGGTAGTAACCGGTGTGGACAATTTCATCGTTCATTGAAAAAATGAGCACTGTTTTGAAATATTTTTCAACTGTTGACTTGAGCCGATTGGCATCAAACATATTCACGTGCCCTTTTTGACTTTCAGGGGATGCGTAAGGCGTGCTTGTTGCGTTGGGAGTGCCTATCACGCAAATACCGTCACTATGAATATTATCACTGATGGTTTTAAAGAATGCGTCTTCGTCTTTGCCGTGAAGAATGTGTTCTATTACATCCAGACTGACGACCGCATCAAAAAAGCTTTCCTGAAGGCCCAGAAAATTTGTGTTTTCAAAGCGTACACTCTCCGTTGAAAAGTTCTTTTCAGCGGCTTCAATTGCAGGCGTATCAAGATCCAATCCTAAATATTTTTTTGTCCCTTTATGAAGCATCGGTGCGCCGATTCCTTCACTGCAACCTAGTTCAAGAATGCTTTCGCAACTATCCGTCATTTGTGCGGCAAAGGCATAGCGAGCCAGTACAAAAGCCAGCCTTTTGGGATCTTTTTTCAGATTGTAGGCCATGTGCGGAGACAATCTGATCTGTTTGTCTGCCTGTTTGTTTTTGTTCTTCATTGTGGATTCTTTTTAGTTATGCTGATGTTATTTTCGGAGCAGTTTTTGCGCTTCGCATAAAATATTTTCCGCAGTGATTCCTACGTGAGCAAAATGTTCAAGCTGCGAACCATAATGAGCAGAAAAAGTGTCTGGCAACCCGATACGTTTAAACCGTAGAGGTTTATCAAGGCATGCTTCCGCAAGAATTTCAGCAACAGCACCCCCCAGTCCGCCGAGGATTGTATTTTCCTCCACACTTATGACACATGAAGTGTTGCGGGCTTTGGAAATAATCATTTCAGCATCAAGGGGTTTAACTGTGGGCGTGTGAAGAATTGAGGCCGCAATACCTTCTTTTGCTAACAGCTCACTCGCCTTTTGCATCACTCCAAGCGTAACTCCGCAACCGACAAGCAATACATCTTTACCTTCCCCATAGCTGTAGGCTTTACCTATTTCAAAAGATTTTTCTTTAGTCACTATGGGGTCATACCCTTTGCCGAGCCTGATAAAAATGGGGCCCTGATGGCTCAGAGTATGAGGCATGATTCTTACCATTTCCTCAGCGTCAGCCGGAGACAGGATCGTCAGATTGGGTATGACTCTTAAAATGGACAGATCTTCGGTGGCCCAGTGAGTTGGACCTAGCGGGGCGTAAACCAGCCCGCCGCCGTTACCGATAAATCTTACGTTTAAGTTGTGCAGACAGGCATCAAGAACAATCTGTTCATAGCAGCGACGAGTCAGAAAGCTCTGGATTGTATTGATGTAAACAATCTTGCCTTCGTGAGCCATGCCGCTTGCCATGCCGACAGCGTGTCCTTCGGCTATGCCTTCCATAAAAAAGCGATCCGGCATTTCTTTTTGAAAATGACACAGGGTTCCCGCCCCGAGATCAGAGCCGATAAATACAACCCGGCTATCTTTTTTTGCAAGTTCGTAGACCTGCTCCAGACAAGCTTTACGCATCATAATCCTCGATACATTTAATCATCTGCTCATGTTCTTCCGCAGACATTTTTGTTTTATGATGCCATGCAGGGTTTCCTTCAGCAAACGGAATTCCTTTACCCTTCACAGTGTGGCAAATTATGGCTGACGGCTTGTCCTGTTGAAATGGAAGATCTGCAAATGCTTGCTCAAGTTCTTTCACGTTGTGCCCGTCCACTTCTTTTACCGCAAAGCCGAAACTTTTCCATTTGTCCGCAAAAGGTTCCAATCCCGAAATTTGTTCAGTGCATCCATATGATTGCAGTTTGTTGTAATCAATAATGGCGGTCAGAGAGCTGAGCTTTTGTTTTCCTGCGCTCATTGCTGCTTCCCATACAGAACCTTCACCGCATTCGCCGTCACCGAGAACCGTGAAAACTCTGCTGCTTGATCCATTTATTTTTAGCGCAGAAGCTATTCCCACGGCAAATGATAGACCATGCCCAAGACTTCCGGTAGCAAACTCAACTCCGGGGATTTTAGCTGTGGGATGTCCGCCCAGTAATCCGTCAAAGCGGCAGAAGCTGAACAATTCTTCCTCGGTAATGAATCCTTTTTCTTCCAGCATTACATATAGGGCAAGACAGCCGTGTCCTTTGCTGAGGATAAAGCGATCCCTGTCGTTTTGTTCAGGGGAGGCAGAGTTATATTTGAGTACGGAGTCGTAGAGAACCCGTACTATCTCAACTAAAGAAAGAGACGGGCCGATATGACCTCGCCCTGCATTATGCAAAACATCTACAATTTTTTTTCTGAGCAACTTTGATCTGTGATCCAAAGTCGACCTCCTGTATTATTAAAAATAAAATGTAATAATGGGTTAATAAGTCTCAAAAAGAGTATTAAGTATCTTTTTATCTTTAGCTAAAAAAAGTTTTGCTTTCTCAAGTTGAGCTTTTCTCAAATTTTGGACATTGTCCGGTGTTCCAGATGCGAAAGCTCGTCTTTTCAAGTTCTTATTAGAAAATTCGTTCAGCAGAATCAAACACCACTTTAAACGGAAAAGAGGTAAAAGTGATTTAAATCTAATTTCAAAGTTTTTGTCGTTCCTAAAAATTTCATTCATACCATAATAAAATATTTTTATATCTGTTTTCGTTAAGTTCATAGCAGGGTGAAGTAGGAAATCAGAAGCTGTTTTCACAGGATCATCCCATCCGAAATATTCAAAATCTACAAAATATAAGTTGTTATGACT comes from the Maridesulfovibrio ferrireducens genome and includes:
- a CDS encoding bifunctional 2-polyprenyl-6-hydroxyphenol methylase/3-demethylubiquinol 3-O-methyltransferase UbiG; translated protein: MKNKNKQADKQIRLSPHMAYNLKKDPKRLAFVLARYAFAAQMTDSCESILELGCSEGIGAPMLHKGTKKYLGLDLDTPAIEAAEKNFSTESVRFENTNFLGLQESFFDAVVSLDVIEHILHGKDEDAFFKTISDNIHSDGICVIGTPNATSTPYASPESQKGHVNMFDANRLKSTVEKYFKTVLIFSMNDEIVHTGYYPMSHYLFAVGCNKIEQG
- a CDS encoding transketolase, translated to MDHRSKLLRKKIVDVLHNAGRGHIGPSLSLVEIVRVLYDSVLKYNSASPEQNDRDRFILSKGHGCLALYVMLEEKGFITEEELFSFCRFDGLLGGHPTAKIPGVEFATGSLGHGLSFAVGIASALKINGSSSRVFTVLGDGECGEGSVWEAAMSAGKQKLSSLTAIIDYNKLQSYGCTEQISGLEPFADKWKSFGFAVKEVDGHNVKELEQAFADLPFQQDKPSAIICHTVKGKGIPFAEGNPAWHHKTKMSAEEHEQMIKCIEDYDA
- a CDS encoding transketolase family protein, whose translation is MMRKACLEQVYELAKKDSRVVFIGSDLGAGTLCHFQKEMPDRFFMEGIAEGHAVGMASGMAHEGKIVYINTIQSFLTRRCYEQIVLDACLHNLNVRFIGNGGGLVYAPLGPTHWATEDLSILRVIPNLTILSPADAEEMVRIMPHTLSHQGPIFIRLGKGYDPIVTKEKSFEIGKAYSYGEGKDVLLVGCGVTLGVMQKASELLAKEGIAASILHTPTVKPLDAEMIISKARNTSCVISVEENTILGGLGGAVAEILAEACLDKPLRFKRIGLPDTFSAHYGSQLEHFAHVGITAENILCEAQKLLRK